In Eubalaena glacialis isolate mEubGla1 chromosome 4, mEubGla1.1.hap2.+ XY, whole genome shotgun sequence, one DNA window encodes the following:
- the LOC133090253 gene encoding LOW QUALITY PROTEIN: olfactory receptor 7A10-like (The sequence of the model RefSeq protein was modified relative to this genomic sequence to represent the inferred CDS: deleted 2 bases in 1 codon; substituted 1 base at 1 genomic stop codon), with translation MESENQTGVSEFLLLGLSEDPELQPLLFGLFLSMYLVTVLGNLLIILAVSSDSQLHTPMHFFLSHLSFVDICFTSTIVPKMLVNIQTGNKAITDAGCLTQVYFFMVFIMYGPFAXPSIMAYDRYVAICHPLYYAVIMSPHLCGLMILCSLFINVMNALLHGLMVLHLSFCTDLKIPHFFCELAQILRLACSDTLINDILMYLVTSLLGVGPLSGIIFSYTRIVSSSLRIPSIGGKYKTFSTFGSHLSVVFLFYGTCVGVYLTSAATLSPRRRAVASVMNTVVTPMVNPSVYSLRNRAIKGDLRTLISGTFSFS, from the exons ATGGAATCAGAAAACCAGACTGGTGTCTCAGAATTCCTCCTCCTGGGCCTCTCGGAGGATCCAGAACTGCAGCCCCTTCTCTTTGGGCTGTTCCTGTCCATGTACCTGGTCACTGTGCTCGGGAACCTTCTCATCATCCTGGCCGTCAGCTCAGACTCCCAGCTCCACACCCCCATGCATTTCTTCCTCTCCCACCTGTCCTTTGTTGACATCTGTTTCACCTCCACTATAGTCCCCAAGATGCTGGTGAACATCCAGACAGGGAACAAAGCCATCACCGATGCAGGCTGCCTCACTCAGGTGTATTTTTTCATGGTTTTCATTATGTATGGACCATTTGCT TGACCATCCATCATGGCTTATGACCGCTACGTGGCCATCTGCCACCCTCTGTACTATGCAGTCATCATGAGCCCCCACCTCTGTGGTCTGATGATTCTTTGCTCCTTGTTCATTAACGTTATGAACGCCTTGCTCCACGGTCTGATGGTGTTGCATCTGTCCTTCTGCACAGACTTGAAAATCCCCCACTTCTTCTGTGAACTTGCTCAGATCCTCAGACTCGCCTGTTCTGATACTCTTATCAATGACATCCTGATGTATCTAGTGACTAGCCTGTTAGGTGTCGGTCCCCTCTCAGGGATAATTTTCTCTTACACTCGCATTGTCTCGTCCAGCCTGAGAATCCCATCAATTGGTGGAAAGTATAAAACTTTTTCCACCTTTGGGTCTCACCTGTCTGTCGTTTTCTTATTCTATGGGACCTGTGTTGGAGTTTACCTTACTTCTGCAGCTACTCTCTCCCCCAGGAGGAGGGCAGTGGCCTCAGTGATGAACACTGTGGTCACTCCTATGGTGAACCCCTCCGTCTACAGCCTGAGGAACAGAGCCATAAAGGGAGACTTGAGGACACTGATCTctggaacattttctttttcatga